A portion of the Pseudarthrobacter sp. L1SW genome contains these proteins:
- the eno gene encoding phosphopyruvate hydratase: protein MALIDAIHAREILDSRGNPTVEVEVLLSDGQIGRAAVPSGASTGEHEAVELRDGDKGRYLGKGVQKAVDAIIDQIAPALTGFDATDQRSIDQAMLDLDGTPNKGKLGANAILGVSLAVANAAAASADLPLYKYLGGPNAHVLPVPLMNILNGGSHADSDVDIQEFMVVPLGAETFSEGLRWGVEVYHALKSVLKEKGLATGLGDEGGFAPNLPSNRAALDLIQEAIKNAGYTPGKDIALALDVASSEFFTDGAYQFEGKALTSAEMSAYYAELVADYPLVSIEDPLDENDWDGWKTLTDSIGDKVQLVGDDLFVTNPSILQRGIDTKTANSLLVKVNQIGSLTETLDAVSLAQRAGYTTITSHRSGETEDTTIADISVATNAGQIKTGAPARSERVAKYNQLLRIEEELDDAARYAGRSAFPRFKG from the coding sequence ATGGCGCTTATCGATGCCATCCACGCCCGCGAAATCCTCGATTCCCGCGGCAACCCGACCGTAGAAGTTGAGGTCCTGCTCTCCGACGGCCAGATCGGCCGCGCCGCAGTTCCCTCCGGTGCTTCCACCGGCGAGCACGAGGCTGTTGAACTGCGCGACGGCGACAAGGGCCGTTACCTCGGCAAGGGCGTCCAGAAGGCTGTTGACGCGATCATCGACCAGATCGCTCCGGCCCTGACCGGCTTCGACGCCACCGACCAGCGCAGTATCGACCAGGCCATGCTGGACCTGGACGGCACCCCGAACAAGGGCAAGCTGGGCGCCAACGCCATCCTGGGTGTTTCCCTGGCCGTCGCCAACGCAGCCGCCGCCTCCGCGGACCTGCCCCTCTACAAGTACCTCGGCGGACCGAACGCGCACGTCCTGCCCGTGCCGCTCATGAACATCCTCAACGGCGGCTCCCACGCGGATTCCGACGTCGACATCCAGGAATTCATGGTTGTCCCGCTGGGTGCCGAGACCTTCTCCGAGGGCCTGCGCTGGGGCGTTGAGGTCTACCACGCGCTCAAGTCCGTCCTGAAGGAAAAGGGCCTCGCCACCGGCCTGGGCGACGAAGGCGGCTTCGCGCCGAACCTGCCGTCCAACCGTGCGGCCCTGGATCTGATCCAGGAAGCCATCAAGAACGCCGGCTACACCCCGGGCAAGGACATTGCACTGGCCCTGGACGTTGCCTCCTCCGAGTTCTTCACCGACGGCGCCTACCAGTTCGAAGGCAAGGCCCTGACGTCCGCCGAAATGAGCGCCTACTACGCCGAGCTTGTGGCGGACTACCCGCTGGTCTCCATTGAGGACCCGCTGGACGAGAACGACTGGGACGGCTGGAAGACCCTCACCGATTCCATCGGCGACAAGGTCCAGCTGGTGGGCGACGACCTCTTCGTCACGAACCCGTCCATCCTGCAGCGCGGCATCGACACCAAGACCGCCAACTCGCTGCTGGTGAAGGTCAACCAGATCGGCTCCCTGACCGAAACGCTGGACGCCGTCAGCCTGGCCCAGCGCGCCGGCTACACCACCATCACCTCGCACCGCTCCGGCGAAACCGAGGACACCACCATCGCCGACATCTCGGTGGCCACCAACGCCGGCCAGATCAAGACCGGCGCCCCGGCCCGCTCCGAGCGCGTGGCCAAGTACAACCAGCTGCTGCGCATCGAAGAGGAACTCGACGACGCCGCCCGCTACGCCGGCCGCAGCGCCTTCCCGCGTTTCAAGGGCTAG
- a CDS encoding septum formation initiator family protein: MATRRPKVPKVAPSRSTKEASGGADVIRADFGPGKDIKAGGAAGPQPGSAQPANPPAGRREQASRKGTEQASRKGSSATADKAGPAGPADDEDQQPVPAKAFSGRMLALAVVMIAITIMLAPTVKIFFDKKAEIDALNADIAARQAEGDILRQQVSRWQDPNYVKQQARDRINMVMPGETGYWVFGSDLPAGETSSQAGAAAQDPADLPWVDSLWESITRAATD; encoded by the coding sequence ATGGCTACCCGCCGTCCCAAAGTTCCCAAGGTCGCCCCATCACGTTCCACAAAGGAAGCTTCCGGGGGCGCGGACGTCATCCGCGCGGACTTCGGCCCGGGCAAGGACATCAAGGCCGGCGGGGCTGCGGGCCCACAGCCTGGCAGCGCACAACCGGCCAATCCCCCAGCCGGACGCCGGGAACAGGCTTCCCGCAAGGGAACCGAACAGGCAAGCCGCAAGGGGAGCAGCGCCACCGCCGACAAGGCAGGCCCGGCTGGTCCCGCAGACGACGAAGACCAGCAGCCGGTACCGGCCAAGGCCTTCTCCGGCCGGATGCTCGCCCTTGCCGTGGTGATGATTGCCATCACCATCATGCTGGCGCCCACGGTCAAGATCTTCTTCGACAAAAAGGCCGAGATCGACGCGCTGAACGCCGATATCGCTGCCCGCCAGGCGGAAGGCGACATCCTGCGCCAGCAGGTCTCCCGCTGGCAGGACCCCAACTACGTGAAGCAGCAGGCCCGGGACCGCATTAACATGGTTATGCCGGGAGAAACCGGCTACTGGGTCTTCGGCAGCGATCTGCCGGCCGGAGAAACCAGCAGCCAGGCCGGCGCAGCAGCACAAGACCCCGCCGATCTGCCGTGGGTGGATTCCCTGTGGGAGTCCATCACGCGCGCGGCTACAGACTGA
- a CDS encoding DUF501 domain-containing protein: MEHNTAAARDESRQPSAHDLEVLSRQLGRPVRDVVEIPARCICGNPLVAATAPRLSNGTPFPTTFYLTHPVITSAVSRLEAAGVMNEMNDQLAGDEELSAAYRAAHEDYLAARNAIGERSGIGAVPEIDGISAGGMPTRVKCLHVLVGHSLAAGPGINPLGDQALAAISEWWTADRCYCDGAWDTTGEAPSRDLSRHGPQGLPDIVGRPAPVRKSANTAGAAE; encoded by the coding sequence GTGGAACACAACACGGCAGCCGCCCGGGACGAATCCCGCCAACCATCAGCGCACGACCTTGAAGTCCTGAGCCGCCAGTTGGGGCGGCCGGTCCGTGATGTGGTGGAGATTCCTGCCCGCTGCATCTGCGGCAATCCGCTCGTGGCCGCCACGGCTCCCCGGCTCAGCAACGGGACCCCGTTTCCCACCACCTTCTACCTCACGCACCCGGTCATCACCTCGGCGGTGTCGCGGCTCGAGGCCGCAGGCGTCATGAATGAGATGAACGACCAGCTTGCCGGCGATGAAGAGCTGTCCGCAGCCTACCGCGCCGCCCACGAAGATTACCTCGCGGCCCGCAACGCGATCGGGGAGCGGTCCGGCATCGGCGCTGTCCCCGAGATCGACGGAATCTCCGCCGGAGGCATGCCCACGCGCGTCAAATGCCTGCACGTCCTGGTGGGGCACTCCCTGGCCGCGGGGCCCGGCATCAACCCGCTCGGGGACCAGGCGCTGGCCGCCATCAGTGAATGGTGGACGGCGGACAGGTGCTACTGCGACGGCGCCTGGGACACCACGGGTGAGGCACCTTCGAGGGACCTGAGCCGCCACGGGCCGCAGGGCCTGCCGGACATTGTGGGCCGGCCGGCCCCCGTGCGGAAATCCGCCAACACGGCAGGAGCCGCGGAGTGA
- a CDS encoding Ppx/GppA phosphatase family protein — protein sequence MTRVAAIDCGTNSIRLLIADVERTNGTASLKDVWREMRVVRLGQGVDATGELAPEALERTFAATADYAALIREHGAAKVRFVATSASRDARNRQVFVDGIRDLLGVEPEVISGDEEAALSFAGASSVLPILDGHEVLVVDLGGGSTEFVLGTAAGVTAAKSVDIGCVRLTERHLQDDPPTPQQIADAEADVDAAIARARRDVPLERATAVVGVAGSITTITAHALGLAEYSPDAIHGTELPLETVREASTGLLQMTRSERAALPYMHPGRVDVIGAGGLVWRRILEQLGELTGGRVATATASEHDILDGIALSIG from the coding sequence GTGACACGCGTGGCGGCCATCGACTGCGGCACCAATTCCATCCGCCTCCTGATTGCCGACGTTGAACGGACCAACGGCACCGCGTCGCTCAAGGACGTATGGCGGGAAATGCGCGTGGTGCGGCTGGGCCAGGGAGTGGACGCAACGGGCGAGCTGGCACCGGAGGCGCTGGAGCGCACTTTTGCGGCAACAGCTGACTATGCTGCGCTGATCCGCGAACATGGCGCCGCCAAGGTCCGGTTTGTTGCTACCTCAGCCAGCCGCGACGCACGCAACCGGCAGGTCTTCGTGGACGGTATCCGCGACCTGCTTGGCGTGGAACCGGAGGTAATCTCCGGCGACGAGGAAGCCGCACTGTCCTTCGCCGGTGCCAGCAGCGTGCTGCCCATCCTGGACGGACACGAAGTGCTGGTGGTGGACCTGGGCGGCGGCAGCACCGAGTTCGTCCTGGGCACCGCTGCGGGAGTCACCGCCGCGAAGTCCGTGGACATCGGTTGCGTCCGCCTCACGGAACGGCACCTCCAGGACGATCCCCCCACTCCCCAACAGATAGCGGACGCTGAAGCGGACGTGGACGCAGCCATCGCCCGCGCCCGCCGCGACGTGCCGCTGGAACGTGCCACCGCCGTCGTCGGCGTGGCCGGATCCATCACCACCATCACCGCGCACGCGCTGGGACTGGCCGAGTACTCGCCTGATGCAATCCACGGCACTGAACTGCCCCTGGAAACCGTCCGGGAGGCCTCCACCGGCCTCCTGCAAATGACGAGGTCGGAGCGGGCCGCGCTGCCCTACATGCACCCGGGGCGGGTTGACGTGATCGGAGCCGGCGGGCTTGTGTGGCGGCGCATCCTCGAACAGCTGGGGGAGCTGACCGGCGGCCGCGTCGCCACGGCTACCGCCAGTGAGCACGACATCCTCGACGGCATTGCCCTGAGCATCGGCTGA
- a CDS encoding S8 family serine peptidase, which yields MRHFIPPATSPFRRAAAAVLALILAACCLFTGLLAAPAAHADEWRDKQYWLPESGITKAWEVSKGAGVKVAIIDSGIDAQHPDLKGAVTGGYDASGSGQPDGQKSVGVKPEHGTLVATMLAGRGHQPASASPSPTPGPAGLPPEGIVGVAPEAELLSVSTWLGSTNPSGKSDQDQIPEAVRWAVDNGAKVINISLGSTTPQWPQSWDAAFLYAEQKDVVIVAAAGNRVGGNIQVGAPATIPGVLTVAGLDRKGVASVDASSQGISIGVAAPAENLLGGLPGGGYAEWAGTSGSAPIVSGVAALIRSKWPAMSAEQVINRIVSTAKDAGAPGKDPLYGFGVLNAEAALKENVPEVTGNPLGSIAEWIRVHRRGNLASPAPLPTTDVPSAVPTLPEPTVPAAEAPSKRDSAIGAAVVIGFALLFVAIIAAAAVQLRRAARNPALLREEAETGVVEMVEPKGKTQITGRTPS from the coding sequence ATGCGGCACTTCATTCCACCGGCAACATCCCCCTTCCGCCGTGCCGCAGCTGCGGTGCTGGCCCTGATCCTGGCTGCCTGCTGCCTGTTTACCGGCCTTCTCGCGGCCCCTGCGGCGCACGCGGATGAGTGGCGGGACAAGCAGTACTGGCTGCCTGAATCGGGCATTACCAAGGCTTGGGAAGTTTCCAAGGGCGCCGGGGTGAAGGTGGCCATCATCGACAGCGGCATTGACGCGCAGCACCCGGACTTGAAGGGCGCAGTGACCGGCGGCTACGACGCCTCCGGCTCGGGCCAGCCGGACGGACAGAAGAGCGTGGGCGTCAAGCCGGAACACGGCACCCTGGTGGCCACCATGCTTGCCGGGCGCGGCCACCAGCCGGCCAGCGCCAGCCCCAGTCCGACGCCGGGCCCCGCCGGCCTGCCCCCGGAGGGAATCGTAGGAGTGGCCCCCGAAGCTGAGCTCCTGTCCGTCTCCACCTGGCTGGGCTCCACCAACCCCTCGGGGAAGAGCGACCAGGACCAGATCCCGGAGGCAGTCCGCTGGGCGGTGGACAACGGGGCAAAGGTCATCAACATCTCGCTCGGCAGCACCACTCCCCAGTGGCCGCAAAGCTGGGATGCGGCGTTCCTTTACGCCGAGCAGAAGGACGTGGTCATCGTTGCGGCCGCCGGGAACCGGGTGGGCGGCAACATCCAGGTGGGGGCTCCGGCCACCATCCCCGGCGTCCTCACGGTGGCCGGCCTGGACCGCAAGGGCGTGGCCAGTGTCGACGCGTCCTCCCAGGGCATCAGTATTGGCGTGGCCGCGCCCGCGGAGAACCTGCTGGGCGGCCTTCCGGGCGGCGGTTACGCCGAATGGGCGGGAACCTCCGGCAGTGCCCCCATCGTTTCCGGCGTGGCGGCACTGATCCGCTCCAAGTGGCCCGCCATGAGCGCCGAGCAGGTGATCAACCGGATTGTGTCAACAGCCAAGGATGCCGGGGCTCCGGGCAAGGATCCGCTGTACGGCTTCGGCGTGCTGAACGCGGAGGCTGCGCTGAAGGAGAACGTTCCGGAAGTCACTGGCAACCCGCTTGGGTCCATCGCGGAATGGATCCGCGTCCACCGCAGGGGAAACCTGGCTTCTCCCGCGCCGCTGCCCACCACCGACGTCCCCAGTGCAGTTCCTACGCTGCCCGAACCCACCGTGCCCGCAGCTGAGGCGCCGTCGAAGCGTGACAGTGCCATCGGCGCCGCCGTCGTGATTGGTTTTGCCCTGCTGTTCGTGGCCATCATCGCGGCCGCCGCGGTCCAGCTGCGCCGGGCGGCCAGGAACCCGGCCCTGCTCCGTGAGGAAGCGGAAACCGGCGTTGTGGAGATGGTGGAACCCAAGGGCAAAACCCAGATTACGGGCCGAACTCCCAGTTAG
- a CDS encoding NAD(P)/FAD-dependent oxidoreductase — MATTPELQDRPRVLVVGGGYVGLYVALKLQKKIANAGGIVTLVDPLPYMTYQPFLPEVAGGNIEARHAVVSHRKHLQQTELIQGRVTSIDHENRTAVVAPADGGAPFEVPYFDVVLAAGAITRTFPIKGLADKGIGLKTIEEAVALRNKVLERIELASTMTDPAARAKALTFVVVGGGFAGIECITEMEDLARAAVRNNPRIKQEEVRFVLVEAMGRIMPEVTAKQAEWVVEHLRSRGIEVLLNTSLDSAEGALKLINLPDKTPAQEFEADTLVWTAGVQANPMVRSTDFPLEPRGRVRVLPDLRIAGDEGIIDNAWAAGDVAAVPDLTGKGLPDGTCVPNAQHALRQAKRLAKNLWASRWDKPLKDYKHKNLGAVAGFGEWKGVANINLVGSIGLKGGLAWLAHRGYHGLAMPTFERKFRVILNWILAFFAGRDTTQLLDLDNPRGAFVAAATPAPRPAAAPAPAPEPAPVSTGSGSSAAAPAAADAKEAVAAKAK, encoded by the coding sequence ATGGCAACCACCCCAGAGCTCCAGGACCGTCCCAGGGTACTCGTCGTCGGCGGCGGGTACGTCGGCCTGTACGTAGCACTCAAACTGCAGAAGAAGATCGCGAATGCCGGTGGCATCGTCACCCTCGTGGATCCACTGCCCTACATGACCTACCAGCCCTTCCTCCCCGAGGTAGCCGGCGGCAACATCGAGGCCCGCCACGCTGTGGTCTCCCACCGCAAGCACCTCCAGCAGACCGAACTGATCCAGGGCCGCGTCACCTCGATCGACCACGAGAACCGGACCGCCGTGGTGGCTCCCGCCGACGGCGGGGCACCATTCGAGGTTCCGTACTTCGATGTCGTCCTGGCCGCAGGTGCCATCACCCGCACGTTCCCCATCAAGGGACTCGCGGACAAGGGCATCGGCCTGAAGACCATCGAGGAAGCTGTCGCCCTCCGCAACAAGGTCCTGGAGCGCATCGAACTGGCGTCCACCATGACCGATCCCGCTGCCCGCGCCAAGGCCCTCACCTTCGTGGTGGTGGGCGGCGGCTTCGCCGGCATCGAGTGCATCACCGAGATGGAGGACCTCGCCCGGGCCGCCGTCCGGAACAACCCGCGCATCAAGCAGGAGGAAGTCCGCTTCGTCCTGGTTGAAGCCATGGGCCGGATCATGCCCGAGGTCACCGCCAAGCAGGCCGAATGGGTTGTGGAGCACCTCCGCAGCCGCGGCATCGAGGTGCTCCTGAACACCTCGCTGGACAGCGCTGAAGGCGCCCTCAAGCTCATCAACCTGCCGGACAAGACTCCTGCCCAGGAATTCGAAGCGGACACCCTCGTGTGGACCGCCGGCGTGCAGGCCAACCCCATGGTCCGCTCCACCGACTTCCCGCTTGAGCCCCGCGGCCGCGTCCGCGTCCTCCCGGACCTGCGCATCGCCGGTGACGAAGGCATTATCGACAACGCCTGGGCTGCCGGCGACGTCGCCGCCGTTCCGGACCTCACCGGCAAGGGCCTCCCGGACGGCACCTGCGTCCCCAACGCCCAGCACGCCCTCCGCCAGGCCAAGCGCCTCGCCAAGAACCTGTGGGCCTCCCGCTGGGACAAGCCGCTCAAGGACTACAAGCACAAGAACCTGGGCGCCGTAGCCGGCTTCGGCGAGTGGAAGGGCGTTGCCAACATCAACTTGGTTGGCAGCATCGGCCTCAAGGGCGGACTCGCCTGGCTTGCGCACCGCGGCTACCACGGCCTGGCCATGCCCACGTTCGAGCGCAAGTTCCGTGTGATCCTCAACTGGATCCTCGCCTTCTTCGCAGGCCGCGACACCACGCAGCTGCTGGACCTGGACAACCCGCGCGGCGCCTTCGTGGCAGCAGCCACCCCGGCACCCAGGCCGGCGGCTGCTCCTGCACCCGCTCCGGAGCCCGCACCGGTGTCCACCGGGTCCGGTTCCTCGGCAGCGGCACCAGCCGCTGCCGACGCCAAGGAAGCGGTTGCTGCCAAGGCCAAGTAA
- a CDS encoding N-acetyltransferase, which produces MTGEKNLEALLAGLHPVQRDGEYVYVLWPYGRALVEGIEAAVREAEGLTVVLPRAVADKEGLSYDFVGAWITLEVHSALEAVGLTAAVSKALTEARISCNVLAGFHHDHLLVPVADAPRALEVLAGLSAQSRQAPTQTPPELVLRGETPSDRDAILALTADAFAVSPVTGLPVEGEPVEVRVLRGLFESEEYLPEFSVVAVQDGEVVGHVISTRGWVGEHPLLGLGPLAVTPRLQRHGIGSALMKETIGRANAAGESGIALLGSPAYYSRFGFVPASSLGVLPPEESWGGHFQLLPLALWPGGIHGTFRYAAPFSLV; this is translated from the coding sequence ATGACGGGCGAAAAGAACCTCGAGGCACTGCTGGCCGGGTTGCACCCGGTACAGCGCGACGGCGAGTACGTGTACGTGCTGTGGCCCTACGGCAGGGCACTGGTGGAGGGTATCGAGGCGGCAGTCCGCGAAGCGGAAGGCCTCACGGTGGTGCTGCCCCGGGCGGTAGCGGACAAGGAAGGCCTGTCCTACGACTTCGTGGGGGCGTGGATCACCCTCGAGGTGCATTCCGCACTGGAGGCGGTGGGCCTCACCGCCGCTGTGAGCAAGGCGCTGACCGAAGCCAGGATCAGCTGCAACGTCCTGGCCGGCTTCCACCATGACCACCTGCTGGTGCCGGTCGCGGATGCTCCCCGTGCCCTGGAGGTCCTTGCCGGGCTTTCCGCGCAAAGCCGGCAGGCTCCGACGCAGACACCGCCGGAGCTGGTGCTGCGGGGCGAAACACCGTCGGACCGGGACGCTATCCTGGCCCTCACCGCCGATGCCTTTGCCGTCTCGCCGGTGACGGGGTTGCCCGTGGAGGGCGAGCCGGTGGAAGTACGGGTGCTGCGCGGGCTCTTCGAGTCCGAGGAGTACTTGCCCGAGTTCAGTGTGGTGGCGGTCCAGGACGGTGAGGTGGTGGGCCACGTTATCAGCACCCGGGGCTGGGTGGGCGAGCACCCGCTTCTGGGGCTGGGCCCCCTTGCGGTCACGCCGCGGCTCCAGCGGCACGGGATTGGTTCGGCGCTCATGAAGGAGACCATCGGCCGGGCGAACGCTGCGGGGGAGAGCGGCATCGCCCTCCTGGGCAGCCCCGCGTATTACTCCCGGTTTGGGTTTGTCCCCGCCAGCTCGCTGGGGGTCCTGCCGCCCGAGGAATCGTGGGGAGGCCACTTCCAGCTGCTGCCGCTGGCACTCTGGCCCGGCGGAATCCACGGCACCTTCCGGTACGCAGCACCGTTCTCGCTCGTTTGA
- a CDS encoding ABC transporter substrate-binding protein yields the protein MTLFPQAGTRVAKLTALGIGVAFMATACGGSSTPTATESSATGSAAGIACPAVEGGGGAAASQPAETPSVPPSTGTTESPLRIGSLLPTTGSLAFLGPPEIAGVNLGIEEVNKAGGVLGKPVEVIHRDSGDTKTDIATQSTSALLGQGVSAIIGAASSGVSKTVINQITGAGVIQFSPANTSPDFTTWDDKGLYWRTAPSDVLQGKVLGNYMATCGAQTVGMIVLNDAYGTGLAKNIKSAFEAAGGQVVAEELFNEGDTQFSSQVDKVIAAKPDAIALITFDQAKSIVPLMTGKGVKPTQMFLVDGNTSDYSKDFQPGTLKGARGTIPGTFAQENFKKKLLAVDPALKDYSYAGESYDAVNLISLAAESAKSTKGVDIAAKLKEVSEGGEKCTSYAACVTLIREGKDADYDGQSGPVTFSDAGDPTEAYIGIYEYQDDNKYKAVKEEFGKL from the coding sequence ATGACTTTATTCCCCCAGGCGGGAACCCGCGTTGCCAAGCTGACAGCGCTTGGCATCGGCGTTGCCTTCATGGCAACGGCATGCGGCGGTTCGTCCACACCTACGGCAACCGAATCTTCCGCCACCGGATCTGCAGCTGGAATCGCGTGTCCGGCAGTTGAGGGCGGCGGAGGCGCGGCCGCCAGCCAGCCTGCCGAGACCCCTTCCGTGCCGCCGTCAACCGGCACTACTGAATCTCCGCTGCGGATCGGCTCGCTCCTTCCCACCACCGGCTCGCTGGCCTTCCTTGGCCCGCCCGAAATCGCCGGCGTCAACCTCGGCATCGAGGAAGTCAACAAGGCTGGCGGCGTCCTGGGCAAGCCGGTCGAAGTGATCCACCGCGATTCCGGTGACACCAAGACGGACATCGCCACGCAGTCCACGTCCGCGTTGCTGGGCCAGGGCGTCAGCGCCATTATCGGTGCAGCATCCTCGGGCGTATCCAAGACGGTCATCAACCAGATCACCGGCGCGGGCGTTATCCAGTTCTCACCGGCCAACACCTCACCGGACTTCACGACCTGGGATGACAAGGGCCTGTACTGGCGTACAGCGCCGTCCGACGTTCTCCAGGGCAAGGTGCTTGGCAACTACATGGCCACCTGCGGCGCGCAGACTGTGGGCATGATCGTCCTGAACGACGCGTACGGCACCGGGCTGGCCAAGAACATCAAGTCGGCCTTTGAAGCGGCAGGCGGACAGGTTGTGGCGGAGGAACTCTTCAACGAGGGTGACACGCAGTTCAGCAGCCAGGTGGACAAGGTCATCGCGGCAAAGCCCGATGCCATTGCCCTGATCACCTTTGACCAGGCCAAGAGCATCGTCCCGCTGATGACGGGCAAGGGCGTCAAGCCCACGCAGATGTTCCTGGTGGACGGCAACACGTCCGACTACAGCAAGGACTTCCAGCCGGGCACCCTCAAGGGGGCGCGGGGCACCATCCCGGGCACGTTCGCCCAGGAGAACTTCAAGAAGAAGCTGCTGGCCGTCGATCCGGCACTCAAGGACTACAGCTACGCGGGCGAGTCCTATGACGCCGTGAACCTCATCTCGCTGGCAGCCGAGTCGGCGAAGAGCACCAAGGGCGTGGATATTGCGGCCAAGCTCAAGGAAGTCTCCGAGGGCGGCGAGAAGTGCACGTCCTACGCCGCCTGCGTCACGTTGATCAGGGAGGGCAAGGACGCTGACTACGACGGCCAGTCCGGTCCTGTGACCTTCTCGGACGCCGGAGACCCGACGGAAGCCTACATCGGCATCTACGAGTACCAGGATGACAACAAGTACAAGGCAGTCAAGGAAGAGTTCGGCAAGCTCTAA
- a CDS encoding ABC transporter ATP-binding protein, translating to MSSTSAAPAAQPVSDSGSVVKVTDLVAGYLPGVNILNGCSIEARKGELIGIIGPNGAGKSTLLKAMFGLVKIHSGTVVVRGQDITGLKANKLVSRGVGFVPQTNNVFATLTIEENLQMGMFQRPKDFAERFDFVAGLFPELAKRRSQRAGSLSGGERQMVAMGRALMMDPAVLLLDEPSAGLSPVKQDETFLRVHEINRAGVSVIMVEQNARRCLQICDRAYVLDQGRDAYTGTGRELMKDPKVIQLYLGTLADTVE from the coding sequence ATGAGCAGCACCAGCGCGGCACCGGCCGCACAGCCCGTGAGTGACAGCGGGTCCGTCGTCAAGGTCACCGACCTTGTTGCGGGCTACCTGCCGGGAGTGAACATCCTCAACGGCTGCAGCATCGAGGCCCGCAAAGGCGAACTGATTGGCATCATCGGCCCTAACGGTGCCGGCAAGTCCACCCTCCTGAAGGCCATGTTCGGCCTGGTGAAGATCCATTCGGGCACGGTGGTGGTCCGCGGCCAGGACATCACCGGGCTGAAGGCGAACAAGCTTGTCAGCCGGGGCGTGGGCTTCGTCCCGCAAACCAACAACGTGTTCGCCACGCTGACCATCGAGGAAAATCTTCAGATGGGCATGTTCCAGCGGCCCAAGGATTTCGCCGAACGGTTCGACTTCGTGGCCGGCCTCTTCCCGGAACTTGCCAAGCGGCGCTCGCAGCGTGCCGGCTCGCTCTCCGGCGGCGAACGCCAGATGGTGGCCATGGGCCGCGCCCTGATGATGGATCCTGCCGTGCTGCTGCTTGATGAGCCGTCCGCAGGCCTCTCCCCCGTCAAGCAGGACGAGACCTTCCTGCGCGTCCACGAGATCAACCGCGCAGGCGTCTCGGTGATCATGGTGGAACAGAACGCCCGGCGCTGCCTGCAGATCTGCGACCGCGCCTACGTCCTGGACCAGGGCCGGGACGCCTACACCGGCACCGGCCGCGAGCTCATGAAGGATCCGAAGGTGATCCAGCTCTACCTCGGAACCCTGGCGGACACCGTCGAGTAA
- a CDS encoding ABC transporter ATP-binding protein yields MSMHSEEPAAASEAGVDYMTDTRPIAAGEAAPGCKKRDPIVVAENVTRSFGGINAVDVEYLEIPRHKITALIGPNGAGKTTLFNLLTGFDTPNTGKWQFEGKSLAGVSPYKVARMGMVRTFQLTKVMGKLTVMENMRLGAANQPGERLSKALFKGMWGGREKQITDEANVLLEKFKLDAKKDDYAASLSGGQRKLLEMARSLMVRPKLVMLDEPMAGVNPALTQSLLDHIKNLKAEGMTVLFVEHDMHMVRHIADWVVVMAEGKVVAEGPPGEVMKNPAVIDAYLGAHHDVDLGDSEGLKELAAELVADEESIVGTENAGIISLDVVAKEADEDRPDGPHGRHGSTDTGNTGKDSQ; encoded by the coding sequence ATGAGCATGCACAGCGAAGAACCCGCAGCCGCCAGTGAGGCTGGCGTGGACTACATGACCGACACCCGGCCCATCGCGGCGGGTGAAGCAGCACCCGGCTGCAAGAAGCGTGATCCTATCGTCGTGGCGGAGAACGTGACGCGCAGTTTCGGCGGTATCAACGCCGTGGATGTCGAGTACCTCGAAATCCCCCGCCACAAGATCACGGCGCTGATCGGACCCAACGGCGCAGGCAAAACCACCCTCTTCAACCTGCTCACCGGCTTTGATACGCCGAACACCGGCAAGTGGCAGTTCGAAGGCAAGAGCCTGGCCGGAGTGTCCCCCTACAAGGTGGCGCGGATGGGCATGGTGCGCACCTTCCAGCTCACCAAGGTCATGGGCAAGCTGACCGTCATGGAAAACATGCGCCTCGGCGCTGCCAACCAGCCCGGCGAACGGCTTTCCAAAGCGCTGTTCAAGGGCATGTGGGGCGGGCGGGAGAAACAGATCACCGACGAAGCCAACGTCCTGCTGGAGAAGTTCAAGCTCGACGCCAAAAAGGACGACTACGCGGCGTCACTCTCCGGCGGCCAGCGCAAGCTCCTGGAGATGGCCCGGTCCCTCATGGTGCGGCCCAAGCTGGTGATGCTTGACGAACCCATGGCAGGCGTGAACCCGGCCCTCACCCAGTCGCTGCTGGACCACATCAAGAACCTCAAAGCCGAAGGCATGACCGTCCTGTTTGTGGAACACGACATGCACATGGTCCGCCACATCGCCGACTGGGTGGTGGTCATGGCCGAGGGGAAGGTTGTTGCGGAAGGCCCGCCCGGTGAAGTGATGAAGAACCCCGCAGTCATCGACGCCTACCTGGGCGCACACCACGACGTCGACCTCGGTGACTCCGAAGGCCTCAAGGAGCTGGCAGCAGAACTTGTGGCGGACGAGGAATCGATCGTCGGAACCGAAAATGCGGGCATCATCTCGCTCGACGTTGTGGCCAAGGAAGCGGACGAGGACCGCCCGGACGGGCCCCACGGCCGCCACGGCAGCACGGACACAGGCAACACAGGGAAGGACAGCCAATGA